The DNA window ACTCAATTATGGGGCTATGTTTATTTTTGCTTTCTAGTAGTGGTCGCTATTCGAGGTCCTCAAAATAAGGATTGAGCTCTTCAATGGTGACTCAATTATGGGGCTATGTTTACTTTTGCTTTCTAGCAGTGGTTCCTATGCCAATTGGATATCCAAAACACCTTTCTTCATGGCATTTTATAAGGGGAAGTCTATATGATGCAGCCCCCTAGATGTGAAGACAAATAGAAGCTTGATCAAGTTTGTTGTCTTCATCGGTTATTATATGGGCTTAAACAAGCACCTAGGGCATGGTTTCATAAGTTATCCACCTTCTTACTTCAATTAAGTTTCACTGCCTCGAAGAATGATCCGTCTCTTTTATCTTCAAACAAGTTGTTGGCCACTCTCATCTACATCCAGATATATGTGGATAATATTGTTGTAATAGGAAATTGAGCATTGCAGGTCACAAAGTTGCTCCAACAGCTTGCCACGAAATTCTCCATTAAAGGTCTTCACCCATTACACTTTTTCATCAAAATTGAGGTGGTTCTCCATCCTAAAAGCCTTCTCATATCCTAATCAATATATATTTGGGACCTTCTTTAGCATGCTGGCATGACAGATTGCAAGCCTATCCGTACTCTAATTGCCACCAAAACCTCTTCGGTATTGATTACAAGGGGTGTTGCTATGTCTGATCCTAGTAAATATTACTCCATTGTGGGGGGGGGGCGCAGTTGGGGACTTGTAGTATGTCACCCTTACATACTCTAATATCGCATTCACAGTTAACAAGGCCTGTTAGCATATGCATGCTTTGACTGAGGATCATTGGTGCCTTGTCAAACAAATTCTCCGTTATCTTAAGCACATTTGTACCCACACGGTCTTCTCCATTCCCAATCTCTCTTCAAGCATTCTCTAATGTAGATTGGGCAGGAAATATTGATCATTGTTCCACTCCTAGTCTTCCAAGAAGCAAAAAAAGGTTGCTCACTCTTCCACTAAAACGGAATACAAGTCTCTTGTTGATTCGACCTCCGAATTGATTTGGTTGGAATACCTATTATGCTGACAtggttttcttctttgtgaTCCTCCTATATTGTGATGTGACAACATTGACACCACCTATCTCTTAGCCAATCCTGTCTTTCATGCTTGTACCAAGCACATAAAAATAGATTTTAACTTCGTGTGTGAACAGGCGCCAAACGATAGCTCCTGCTACAATTCATCTCTACTGCAAATAAGCAACCTGATGCGTTGAATAAAGCACTTCCTACAACACGATTCCAGTTCATGCCGATAAGTTGAAGGTCCGATCCCCTCCACCTACAACTTGAGAGGTTGTATTGAATAACTCTATTCCAGTTCAATTACCTCATTTGTGAAGGACTCCACATGGCAACGTAATGTCGTCTTTCCCTTTGTAATTCGATCTCTAGTTGATAGGATTGTATCACAAATGTGATATTTGTCTTCCTTGTGTATCCAACCTACCATAGTAACCCATCCGTGGGTGGCCTAGATGGTTAGGTCGAattagggattgtgtggatagatgCACAGTTCCAGGTTCAATTCCCCAcatgtgcatctgcgatttaagtggagaccatggTGTGGATTGCTACGCTAATCTCCCCGAAGATTAATCGAGGTGTGTGTAAGCTGGCTAggacaccttgattaacaagaaaaaaaaaaccccaccaTAGTGGACTAGGGTTGAATCACTCACACTttcataaaattaaaatcataaccTTTTTTGATAGTTTTATAATCAAAATATGTGGCCAGTGGCTGACCACTAGGAAAAACTCAAGATTTTCAAAGATTTCATAACTAAGTGGAAAGTTGAAGACACTTGTAATGATCTTCTTAAATATAACAATACTCTTCCAAAAACTATGCCTGCTGGGATCTGACAACACAAACCTAGTATTCAAACTCCACCTGTCTCTCTGCAAGCTTGCACAACATAGCGAGGATATATTCTCCCCTTCAGAACTGAATCCTCAGCCTCCTGGGCATAGTTTATTTTGTCTATATTGATAAACCTATGATCCTCATATCTTCAAGAAAACCATATGAATCAAAATGACCAGAAACATGCACATCATGGAGTAGGAGGTAATGGCTGCAGCTGATTTCATTTGCCAAGTCGTGATAGAAGCAGTGACACTAGCCTGAGTAGCATTATTGAAAAGAAAGACTCTAGTTTTTTCATATATGGCTTCTGTTGGATAAACCCGTGATGTGATACATGTTCTTCCAGCCTGAGCAAAGCTTTCCACTATCGAATGATCAACCTGAGTAGCCATGGATTCCAACATTATATCAATTTTTCTGGTTTTAAAAGATTTCAGTCTTTATTAATTGTCTACTTGTTCTTTCAACTTACCATTACTCTCATAGATAATTTTTCACCAGCAAGTACAGGAACTGTGCTTCCATAAACCATTTTACCAACATCACTGGCCTTAGAAGACCTGCATCAAATGATAAATCAAATAAAGCTTTCAGTTCTAAGTACAAATTATCATTTAACTCTTCATATGAAAAAAGAGGCAGCAATTGATCTGGTTAAAATAGGGTGTCTCGGGTATATGACTAGCTTGATGGGGAGAGGGGTACCTAATCTATAAAAGCTTTGGGGAGGGGGCTAACCACCCCAAaccatctcacaccatccatgggaTGTAGTTTTCGCACCCTTGCGGGTAACCACCTGTAGGGGAGGGGATCCAAGACTTATAGTGCACCACGTTTTCACCAATTGCACTAGGCAgttgtctaaaaaaaaaaggtttattaATCAATATCAGGAACGGTACCAGCCTCTATCAATACCAATCTATCAGGCCCATTATGGGAAAGGTCCACATTAGCCCACATCAGTTTGGACCACAAAATTTGACACATAATTAATCAATTCAAAATATCATAAAATCATTTGTCTATGGTAGAAAAAGATGGCAGGTAGACATAATccatattatttattgtgttgAGTGAAATGATTGAGTGATAATTTCGACCATAGGATAGATAGTACATGGTCTGAACTAAAcacgtgtcaaatttcagatctTAATCCAGCCAAAAAACTTTTGATGTATTGGCATGAGGAATGCCTACAATACATGTGCACCATCTAATATTTCTGTAAATTTTCATGTTTGCCGCAAATTATGTTTAAGCTAAAACTTCACATGTGAAAAAGACCTAGAATCTACCTATCTATAAAATTTGAGACTCATCGATTCATGACCCATGTTGAACAGACTATTTGTTAATAAGATCAACAGGACAAACCCACAAATagaccatttttattttattttattttatttacataATAGACACATTTCAGATCTTAATCCAACCATATAACCCTACATGTATTGGCATGAGGAATGCCTACAATATATGTTGTGCATTATCTCATAGTTCTGAATTTTAAAATCTCATATTTTATCATTTGGCAAACTATGTTTAGGCTAAAATTTCACATGTGAAAAAGACCGAGATCTACCTATCCACAAAATTCGAGACCCATCTAATCTGCCATGTGATCCGTATTACTAATAGACCTAATTATATTAATAAGATACCATTAGATCCAAAAGCCTGGCAGGTTGGGTGGACCCGGCATGTTCGGGTTGTTTCTAAAGTGTGTAAGTTCATCGGTTCATGACCCATGTGGAACAGACCATTTGTTAATAAGATCAACAGGACAAACCCACAAATAGTCCATCTATGAACAAATTCTGGATATACCCTGAGAATGAAACAGAGAAAATTGAGATTCTTACCTTGAGTGGTCAGCACAGAAGAAAGTTTTGATATTGCCAAAAGCATCCTTAGCAAGGTAGAAGTATACAGGAGTATGCTCAGAGAGGCTCTCATGTGCAAGAACTAACAGACCAAATGGTCCCACTGCGCCCCGGGTGGAAGCACCTTCACTAGTGCTGCAGCTGAACTCTACATCGTTCTCAACTGTTTCCTCCAAAGCCAAGGGTGTGATATCAATCTCGAACTCAGCAATTATGTCTAACTGTGTAGCCATGCCAATGTCAAGAGGGACTATTGAACCGGCTTCGACTGTTATATTGTTGAAAGTCTTACTGTTCGATCTCAAGCTCTCCACCTCTTCCACCGGCCATTGAAGTATATTAGTCCTAGTCTTCTCATCAAAAACCACTGTTCTGGGAATGCCCTGAGAAACAAACATGTTAATAATGAGAGATTTACAATAATATTACTATTAAAGTCCCAATCCATGGTTTCATTGATTAGAACTAATGTGACCAGCTTAAATGGGAAGGCATGTCTATTGCATaattggaaaatcaggtttttttgCACGaatcatttttttccaaatatgACCAGTCAAGCGAATCGAACCCAGTCTGGGTGagtcatgtaatttttcttattttttgatatcttcattcttctcctcctcAGGAGTGAGgagattgaacaaaaaaaaataaagagtgaGAAATGATTAAGGTTATGGTCTCTTAGCAtttgagaaaaaagagaggGTAATATTAAAgacaacaaacaaaaaattataacGTCTTAATTGTAGACCAAACTTATGATCTATGAATAGTCACATGACTCAAGAACAAATACAAAGTCGATAAAAGTTTGGACTAACTCGAACCTGCTCTGGTCATTTCTTAAACCTAGGTAAATCTTCATGATTCCTAACTAGATTTTATGTCTTTTTTACTCGACTTAGGTGACTCACCCGAGTTGAAACCTAGTTTTCCAATTATGGTATGATGGAATCTACACTTGGGCATTGGGCGGATGGTGGACCGGGTTGGACCAATTAGTGCCACATAAAATGACCTACTATCTCACATGAGATGACCTTTTAAGAGCTTGGCATGATCAATACtgtttaattaattatataaatCGAATCGACTTGTGGTCAGTTTAGAACTTATAATAAGTTCAACTCAACCAAATCCGGTCCAACCTAAACCCAGCCCATTGCCTCCTTCACTACCTTCTACTTTTTCAAATTTTAGCTAAAGCACAAGCCAGACAAAGTACCTGAACGGATGCCCATCCCTTCTTTACGTCGGTAACCTCGCTGTCGCTCTCTGAGATCCATCCCCAAAGTACTGTCCTATCCTTATTCTGATCATAAAATGTCTTGGAGGCATAGTACTTGCCATAATCATATCTCATTCCAATCCCAACATCTAGAACAGGGTTGTCTGGGGTCCATGTATCACTCTCTGGATCATAAGTTCCTAATGCATAGTAGTCGTTCTTGTCATCGTCTAGGCTCGCCTTGAGGACATACTTCACCGGCGAGTCTAACCCTTTATCGGCCGTGG is part of the Macadamia integrifolia cultivar HAES 741 chromosome 9, SCU_Mint_v3, whole genome shotgun sequence genome and encodes:
- the LOC122088698 gene encoding beta-fructofuranosidase, soluble isoenzyme I-like; translated protein: METNPLPINSDIEDATSPYNPLLGNDTQLENSRCCRRSINFYALISFLALLLVFVMVLVGSQRSGTSVVNKGTASSSSLSNLRGVSEGVSDKTFRLFSGNGETFSWTESMLSWQRTAYHFQPKKSWMNDPNGPLFYKGWYHLFYQYNPDSAIWGLIRWGHAMSKDLIHWHHLPMAMVPDKWYDVNGVWTGSATILPNGTIIMLYTGSTTESVQVQNLAYPADPDDDPFLTNWLKYPGNPVLVPPPGIGAKDFRDPTTAWQSNDGSWKITIGSKVNKTGITLVYKTKDFKTYELLDGLLHAVPGTGMWECVDFYSVSTTADKGLDSPVKYVLKASLDDDKNDYYALGTYDPESDTWTPDNPVLDVGIGMRYDYGKYYASKTFYDQNKDRTVLWGWISESDSEVTDVKKGWASVQGIPRTVVFDEKTRTNILQWPVEEVESLRSNSKTFNNITVEAGSIVPLDIGMATQLDIIAEFEIDITPLALEETVENDVEFSCSTSEGASTRGAVGPFGLLVLAHESLSEHTPVYFYLAKDAFGNIKTFFCADHSRSSKASDVGKMVYGSTVPVLAGEKLSMRVMVDHSIVESFAQAGRTCITSRVYPTEAIYEKTRVFLFNNATQASVTASITTWQMKSAAAITSYSMMCMFLVILIHMVFLKI